TAGTTACTGGTGTTGGACTGGCCTTGTTAGGAATCCCATTTGCTATTGTATTGGGAATCATGGCTGGTGTGCTGAATTTTATCCCGAATCTGGGACCTTACATTGCGTTGGTACCCGCCTTGCTGGTTGCTATGCCACAGGGCACGAATTACCTACTGTATGTGATGGCGCTCTATATGGGGGTTCAATCGCTGGAAGGTTACATCCTGACCCCTATGCTCGACAAGCGGTTTGTGTCGGTTCCACCAGCGCTGTTGCTCTTTGGACAGGTCTTACTTGGGGTTTTAGTCGGGCTGGTCGGTGTATTATTTGCTTCCCCGTTAATTGCTGTACTGCTGGTTTGTGTCGAGGAACTTTATGTAAAAGACCGGCTGGAACTGAAAACGTAAACCAGGTTTCAATAAATCAATATATAAATCTCAACGAAATGAAAACAATCAAACATATCGCAACAGGACTGATTATGGCTGGAATGCTTAACGCCTGTACACCTAAAATGAGTTTTGTTACCTCTACCATTGTTCCGGCCGCGAATGGCAAGATAGATGTAACGAAAGACGAAAACAAGAATTACTTAACACACCTTAGGGTGTCCAATCTGGCTGATCCCCAGAAACTCACTCCTGCCAGAAACCTATATCTGGTCTGGATGGAATCAGATAACTCGGTCGTCCGAAAGCTAGGCCAGTTAATGCCATCTGGCAAAACACTTGATGCAGAACTGACTACCACATCGGTAGCCAAGCCGAATGAAATCTTTATTACGGCTGAAGATAAGGCTGATATCACAAATCCAGAAGGGCAGATCATTTTAACAACTAAACAATAAGGAGAGTTTTCGAAACTGGTTGAGGAAGCTGCTTCGGTCCATAGGAGCGATTTTTAGCGGTTAGCTCAGCCAGCTTTAAACCTGGTAAACAGTATGAAAACGCAGAATGAAGAAAACATTATCCGGGCGAAAAAAGCCAGTTCACCCGATGGCCTGGAAAACCAGTCGGCAGAAGGTCACAGTGGGGTCAGTAACGAATTACCGGCTGAGGATGTAGCCATGCAGAAGCTACAGAATGACGAATTGGGAAATAGTCATTTGCCTGGGTCGGATGAGCCAGGTGAAAATGATCTACAATAAACCCCAATCGAAACCTGGACGATAAATCAGACAAAGACAATCCGACCTGGACCTAAACGAATGGTTAAGGACCAGGAGATAAGAGTAAACGGTGGCTTCCGCCAGTAAGGGAGTCACCGTTTCTTTTTGATCAATTTTCGTACATGTCCGCCCAGCAAAAGGCTCAGAAAAGACTCATGGAGGATCTAATTAGCTGTTTCTAAGCTAATTCTAAGAAGACTTTAAGTAGGCTCTAAATCCAAATCAGGAGCTTTGCCACTGAACAATTAAACTCAACACGTATGAAAGCACTACTTATTGCCACAACTCTGCTATTGACAGCCAGCTCGCTTTGGGCTCAGGACGTAACGGTGGAAGCCGACAAAAAACTCAATATCGATTTCAGTAAGTACAAGACTTATGGCTGGGCCTCCCAGGTGGATAGCAAACTCGATCCGGGGTTTTATTTTTTGAATGACCTGGAATTAAAAGATAGGATTCGAAATGCCGTTCGGTTTGCGATGGATGGCCGGGGCTATAAATACACTCGGCAACATCCCGATCTTCTGGTCAATTTTCGGGTGTTTGAGAAGCCCGTTTCGATCAAAGGCTATACTGGCTATGGAACAACATATTTTGGAGCCAATGAAGTACGTCAACCCGACGATGAATCAACCTTTGAGGTGAAAGCCGGAAGTCTTATCATCAACCTTGTAGAAACTAAAACTGGGCAGGTCGTATGGCGTGGTCTGGCTTCAGGTCTGACAAACACGAATGGGTTTGATCGCGACCAGAATAAAATTAAACAGGCCATAAATTTGATTTTTGAGAAGTATTCGTCTCGGGCCGATGCCTATTAAAATTGGGCGTTCCCTGGTGTCTGAACAATCAGGCTGTCAGTTTATTCAGTCACCACCTTTAGAGCAGGGCTGTTAAATGCTCTGGCCACATCGGGTTTTAACCAAATTTTCCCCCAGCCCCTTAAAGGGGGAGAATGTTTGGCGTGAACCGCTCCTCCTTTAGGGAGCTGGGGAATACGGCGGAACTTAACAATCCTGCCTAAAGGGGTTGGGGTAAAGTACGATTACAAGTTAAAACAGGTACTGGTTTCTGATCAACCTCCGCAAGCAGTTTATTAATTAAACTGTTCCCGAAACGCGAGCGGTGTTTGCCGGGTCTTTTCCTTGAATAGTTTGCTGAACGATTGTGGGTGCTCGAAGCCCAGTTCATAAGCGATTTCGCTGACGGATAAGCTGGTTGTGGAGAGCTTTTCTTTGGCTTTTTCGATTAGTTTTTCGTGGATCAGCTGCTGCGTGTTCAGGCCGGTTAGCGAACGTAGCAGATCACTTAAATAGCCCGAAGAGAGGTGCAGTTGGTCGGCGAGGTATTGAACGGTGGGAATGCCCTTTTCCAGTGAATTGAGTCCATCAAAATAAGTGTTCAGAATCGTATCCAGATTTTCTAATACCGTATGGTGAACAGGCTTTCGGGTAATGAATTGCCGTTTATAAAAGCGATGGGCGTAGCTTAGCAACAGCTCGATCTGGGAAATGATCACATCCTGACTGAACTCGTCGAGCCGGTTGTGTAATTCTTCTTCCAGATTTCGGAAAAGGGCCAGAATAACCTCTTTTTCCTTGTCCGACAGGTGAAGGGCTTCCTGAACAGAGTACGAGAAAAAAGTATACTGCCTGATTTTTTCGGCAAGCGGGTAGTTGAGCAGAAAATCGGGATGGATCAGCAACGAAATCTGCTGATTGGTACACCTTTTCTCACCATTACTGGTTTCATCGTCGCTACTGCCGATAAGCTGGTTGGGAGCTGCAAAAAATAATCCGCCCTCGTTGTAATCGAAATGAGTCTGGCCATACCGCAGGATACCTCCCAAATAAGGCCGAAACGAGATTTTGTAAAAGCTCAGCACATGCCTGGGTAAGGGTTCTGAACCTTCCAATGGCTGGTCGACACCGTTGAACAGCGTGATCAAGGGGTGCAACGGAGCCGGAAGCCCGGTAGCTTTTGAGGCTTCGGACAGCGATTCAAATCGTATGGGGGCGGTTTCTGCTTTTTTCATGAATCAATGGTACAACTATTTTGTCATCCCTCCTGCGACTACGCGTCCCGGTCGGGATGACAAATGTCGAATTACCCTTGGGCCGCATTCGAAATACTTGCCCAGGCTTCCCAGGTTGCTATGCGTTGGGCATACGCCTTACGAACTTCTGGTAATGTATGACTTCCCAGAAACAGCCGCAAAGGCGGATTTGGGGTATCGACTACGCTGAAGATCGCTTCGGGTGTGGCTTCAGGATTGCCGCGTTCCAACGCCCGAAGGCTGCCGAAAAAGGCCGCTTTAAAGTCATCGTAAACCGGGAGACTATCCGCAAACTTCAACGAGTCCTGACTACCAAACTCCGTGGCATAGGCTCCAGGTTCAATAATGGTCACGTCGATGCCAAATGGCTTGACCTCCGCTGCCAGACTTTCGTGAATGGCTTCGAACGCCCATTTCGACGAACAGTAATAGCCAATGACCGGATACGTGACGTGCCCTAACGAACTGGATGTGCCCAGAATGTGCCCTTTACCTTGTTTGCGCAATAGCGGCAAAGCAGCCTGAATAACCGAAACGGGCCCTAACACATTGGTATCGTACAGTGCCCGGATGTTATCGGCGGAGGCTTCTTCAATGGTTCCGATCAGCGAGTAACCGGCATTATTGAAAACAATATCCAGTCTGCCAAAATGGGCATGCGCTGTATCAACGGCCGATTTTACCTGGTCGGCATTGGTCACATCTAAGGCCAATGTCAATACGCGATCACCGTATTTCTCGTTCAGGTCGGCCAGGCTTTCGACGTTGCGGGCGGTGGCCGCTACTTTATCCCCCCGTTGCAGGGCCGCTTCGGTCCATACTCGCCCAAACCCTCTGGAAGACCCGGTGATGAACCATACTTTTTCTGCTTTATTGCCGCTATTGACTGCATTTTTCTCTTGTTGTACCATGATTATTTTCACTTAAATAAACGATAGTACAAAGGTCAGCAGGTGCCCGCCAGGGAATGTAGTCTAATTGCGGTTCGTTGTAGTCAATTTGCGGGTTGGTTTCTGTGTCTATTCTTGAATCACCAAAAGGCATCAGTTAAACTGCTCCCGAAAGGCCAGTGGGGTTTGGTTGGTCTTCTCCTTAAATAATTTACTGAACGATTGCGGATGCTCAAAACCCAGTTCGTACGCAATTTCTGAAACGGATAATTGAGTGGTGGAAAGCTGCTCCTTTGCTTTTTCGATCAGTTTCTCGTGAATGTATTGCTGCGTACTCAGGCCAGTTAATGTTTTCAGTAACCCTCTCAGGTAGCTTTGGGAAATGTTCAGGTTGTCGGAAATATACTGCACCGTAGGCAATCCTTTGGAAAACAACGCTTCGTTGTTGAAATAATCCGTCATCAGTTATTCCAGTCGGTCGAGTACCTGATGATTGGTTTTTTTTCGGGTCAGGAACTGGCGTTGATAAAAGCGTTCGGCGTAGTTGAGTAAGGTTTCAAGGTGCGAAATGATAATGTTCTGACTGAACGTGTCAATGTTGTTCTGATACTCCGTTTGAATGTTTGCGACAATGCCATTCACGATTGATTTTTCTTTGTCGGACAGAAACAGCGCTTCGTGTACGGTATAGCTAAAAAATTCATACTTCCTGATGGTCTTGGCCAGGGACGTGCCCCACAGGAAATCGGGATGGATGAGCAGAATCCAACCCGACAAATCATCGTCCGGTTCGGGACCGGCACCGCGCAGAATCTGATTGGGGGCTACAAAATAGAGCATGCCTTCGTCGAAATCGTAGGTCTGTTGCCCGTAAAAAAGTTTGTTCGTAAACCCTTTTTTTAGCGATATATAATAGAAGTCGAACAGCGCACTCAGCTCGCCGGTGAAGTCGGGCATCTTCAGGTCGGCGTAGTTCAACAGGCTGATGAGGGGGTGTTCGGGAGCGGGTAAGCCCAATATACGATGGGCTTCGGGTATGGTTTTTATTTTCAGGGGCGCCATATCGTATCAGACGTTTTTGACGAACGGATAACGCAGCCAGATCATGACTAGCGGCATGATTAAAAACGGAATTTCCATCAGGACCATGCTAAAATGACCGGCTCTCACCGCTAATGCCATGATAAGCAATATCGACATGGCATTCAGCACATTGCCGAGGAAAAAGGTTTGCGGAATGAGCAGCAGAACCCCTATCAGAATTGTTAAACCCCCGAAGAATGGAACTATCGATTCGCTGATACCGAGTTCATGCATCATTTTCATTGATTCGGGATGGTTTCGATAATTGAACGTGTCCCAACCGTGTTTGAATGCCAGAACGACCGACACGGCCAGTAATACTAAGGCAATGATATTTTTTACCATGACTATCCGTTGGTTTGTGCTTTAAGTTTTCCAAATTCCCGGTGGCCGAATTTGATCATCTGGCCGGGTGCAATTCGGCTCATTGCCTTGATGACATTGATCAGAAACGGCTTGATCTCTAAGGTATCGTTTTTGAGGGCTTTTACCACCACATGTACCATCTTATCTACGTCCATCATCATAGCTGGATTAGGCTGTACGGCCCAGTCGTTTTGCAGGTTGGTGTTTACACCCGGTGGTATCATTTCAAACACCTTTACATTCGTATCTTCCAACTGCAATCGCAGGGCTTGCGTATAGGCCCGAACGCCAGCTTTGGTTGCACTGTAAATGGGAGCCGACGAGTAGGGCATAAAGGCAATGCCCGATGAAACATTGACGATGGCAGCTGAGGTTTGTTTCAGCAGATGAGGAAGAAATTGATGTACCATCTGGATCGTTCCCGACAGGTTGGTATCGATTTCGCGGGTAATATTTTCCAGGTCCATCGAACGGTCTTGCAGGTCAATCAGCCGCATGGCTCCGGCATTGTTGACGACGATATTGAGGGCTGGAAATTGTCTGGTAACCTCGTTGTACAACTGTTTGATATCGCCAGATTTACTGACATCGCTCTGAACCGTGTATACGTTGGGGAACTGATCCTTTGTTCGGAGTAAAGCATCAGGGTTGCGGCCCGTTATGATGAGAGTTGTACCGAGTTCGGTAAGTTGTTTTACCAGCTCCAGACCGATACCGCTGGTGCCGCCCGTGATGAGTACAGTGCTATTTTTTAAGTCCATTTTTTGCCGTATTGGTTGATGAGACAAAGGTCTGCACGCAGCCAGACACCGACGTAGCCAAAGCGACTTTTGCTGTAGTCAAAAGTTAAATGGTAAATGTAACCCCTTCTGGAGAAGATATAGTTAACGGGAAGCTAGTTAGTAAGCTGCCGGGGGCGACAGGTTTTCTGTCGACAAAACGGAGATGAACCAGCGATTTGTGAACTAGCTGGATTCTGGTGAGGAATTGCGAAATTCTACCCGCGATTAGTGTCTAAACCAGGCGCTCCCTAATTTTTATAACTTAACGAGGGTAAACAATCCAGCCTGAATGCCTAACTGGTAACAAGTTTCGTTGCGCAATGGCCCGGATTCCTAACTTTCATACCATCACCGATTTTTTTCGCGTTTACGGATTAGGGGAGCCCCTTCATCCTTACGTATGGATAAATAGAACCTGTGTAGATGTTCGTGCCAGTAGCCTTTTTGTCATGCCGAGGAACGAGGCATTTTTGGACTCTGATTATTCATCGGCGCTTCCGAAGATGCCTCGTTCCTCGGCATGACAAAAAGGTTGAATAGCCTCTACACAACCATCGATCGACCTTAGTTAAACCGCTCCCGAAATTCCAATGGGCTTTGGTGGGTCTTGCTTTTGAATAATCGGCTGAAGGACTGCGGCTGTTCGAACCCCAGTTCATAGGCGATTTCTGAAACCGACAGATGAGTGGTGGATAGGCGTTCTTTCGCTTTTTCGATCACCTTTTCGTGGATCATTTGCTGCGTCGATTGGCCGGTCAGTTGTTTCAGCAGACTACGCAGGTAACCGGGCGAAACGTGCAGATTTTCTGCAATATACTGCACCGAAGGCAGCCCTTGCAGCATGAGCTTTTCGCTGTTGATATACTCGTTCAGGATAATTTCCAGCCGCTCCAGAATCTCGTGGTTTACCTTTTGGCGGGTAATAAACTGTCGCTGGTAGAAACGGTCGGAGTAGTGCAGCAGCGTTTCCAGCTGCGATACAATGATGGACTGACTAAACGCATCGATCCTGTCCTGGTATTCGTCGTCGATGATGCGGATGATCTGGTTCATTTTCTGCTCTTCAGCTTCCGACAAAAACAGCGCTTCGTTGACCGTGTAGTCGAAAAAAGCGTACTTCTTACTGGTCGATGCCAGCGAGGTATTCCACAGAAAATCGGGATGGATCAGGAGCATCCAGCCAGACGGTCCTCGGGTATCTTCATCGAACTGAACGCTGAACACCTGGTTTGGGGCCATGAAAAACATCACGCCATCGTTGAAATCGTACTGATACGTTTGCTGGCCGTATTTGTACGTATGGTTCATTCCCCGCTTCAGCGAAATAGTATAAAAGTCGAACACCAGGTGTTCAACGCCTTTTCCCAGCCGTTTTTTAAACGTATCAAAATGAACAATACTGATGAGTGGATGCTTCGGCTTCGGTAGCTCCCGCAAGTGGTGAAACTCGGTAATGGTCTTGATCCGGTGAGGCCCCAGGCTGTTCATAGCTTAAAGATAGCAAGTGAATGATAGATAAAACTGAGATTGTCGACTGGATATTCGGTTAGATTTTCTGTCATCCCGACGGCAGGAGGGATCTTCGGTAATGAACTAAAAAAACGTTCTACCGAAGATCCCTCCTGCCGTCGGGATGACAGAAAATGCCAGTACTACTGCGCAGGAAAATACACATCGCCCCGCAAGTCGTCCATCAGGCTTGGGTGGGTAGGGTGCCAGTCCAGCATTGCTTGTGTGATGGCACTGGACGACGGGTTATTGAAGGACGCAAAATGCTGGAACCAGCCAAAATAGGACGGTGCTTCTTCAAACGTCAGCGATACAACTGGTAGATTGAGTTTTGCAGCAATGGCCTCCGCGATCTGGCGCGTCGATACTCCCTGATCGGCCACCGCGTGGTACCGGGTACCGCTGGGTGCTTCCTTTTCCAGTGCCAGCCTATAGAGTCGGGCGGCATCCAGTCGGTGGACACCTGGCCACACATTGGACCCTCCGTTGATAACGGCTACTTTCCCATGTTGCCGGGCCAGATTGATAAGGATAGGGACGAAGCCATACGCATCACCCTCGCCATGCACTGAAGGCGACAGTCTTACGACTGATACGCGAATGCCCTGAGCCGCCACGACATCCACCGCCAGTTCGGTAGCCGAACGCGGATTGTGAGTGGTCCCTTGTAAGCGCATATCTTCGGTCAGCAACTCGTTCCCATTGATTACGGCTGTGCCGGAGGTGACTACAAACGGCTTGTCGGTGCCCAGTAGGGCCTGACCCATGGTTTCGATAACCGTTTTGTCGATGGCACACACGTCCGCAAAGCGGGTAAAATCGTGGATAAAACCCAGGTGGATAACGCCATCTGCCGCAGTAACTCCGGCTTTCAGACTGTCCAGATCGGTTAAGTCGCCGGGGTGGGGTGTCACGCCGAACGATAGGAGTTTCTGGGCTGCCGCTTCCGAGCGGGCGAGTCCCGTTACCTGATGTCCGGCTGCAATCAATTCTTTTACGACGGCCGATCCAATAAATCCGGTTGCGCCTGTTACGAATACGTTCATGATACTGTTCTTTGCTTTTTGGTGTCACAAAGTTCAGTCGCCATCGTTCGGAAGGCGTAGCCGAAACGCAGGTTGTTGTAACCGAAAAATGATTTGTAAAAATGAGATCATCTACTGATTGGTAAAAGCGTAAGACTAAGCACCTACCGATCAACCTGTACCGTTTCAATCTGGCTATGTTCGAAGGTGATGTTGACCGACCGTTCGCCCTTGGGTCGGGTTCGGTGGGCAACGTTTTTAGGAATCGTAAAGAGCTGGCCGGGTAATAACTCAATCGTTTCGGTTTCCAGTTCAATGATTAAAACGCCTTCCACCGTCATAAACGTCTCATCGGAGTTGGGGTGATAATGCCAGAAATAAGGCTCGGTCATCACGCTCAACCTGACGACATGGTCATTCACTTCAGCGACCGGAAAATTCGCATAGTTTGTCGTCACCGATTGGATTAGTTTACCGGTATCCAGGGTGGTGAGGGGGAGCGCCTTCATAGAGCTATTTAGTTAGTAGGGATAAACGTAAGTCAACGGCTTTTAGCTGTTGATAGCTACGCTAATTTCTAATCAGTCCTATATCAACGGCTCGTCCACGATTATAGCGGGGCGGCATGGCTTTTTCTGATATCGGCCTTATTTTTTGAATCGTTGAATAAACGCCTGAATACCCTCTTCCGTTTCGGGTACCAAATAATTCATTCCTCGGGTGATCCTTGCTTGCACACTTTCCACAACCGGTCGGTATGTTTCGTTGTAGTTCGCAAACGCCGTTTCGTAATTATCCGTTTCGTGAAGCTCTTTGGCCAAAATCGTTGCGCCCTGCATGGCCAGGCTTGTGCCCATTCCGGTATGAAAACTAGCTGCATGCGCGGCATCGCCAAGGAGGGCAACCCGTCCGTTTGTCCAGGTCGGCATATGGATTTGGCAAACTTCATCAAAATACAGATTGTCGGAATGAATCATGGCGTCTAAAATTTCAGGAATTCGCCATGCGCTATTTTTAAACGTCTCTTTCAGAGTTTGTTTGTGCTGCGCTTGATTTCTGTAGTCAAAATTTAGCTTGGGCGATCTGAAAACAAGAAAAGCGTTTACCGTATTTTTAAACGGATAAATAGCTGCCATTTTGCCCGGTTCATTGTATATAGTGCCCGAATTAGGTTTGTTGGGCTTCAGGTCTGGCACCTCAACAATGGCAAAGTACTCTCCAAAAAATTTTGAGTAATTTTCTTCGTTGCCAAAAGCCATTTTTCTGACGGATGAGTGGGTGCCATCTGCACCAAAAACAAAATCAAATGTTCGGCTCTCGCCGTTTTTAAACCCAATCTCAATCTCGTTTTCCTGCTGAATTAATTTCTCAATTCTGTTTTCGAAAAGACATTCGACCTCATGGGTTGGTATATTCTCGTAAAGTATATCCACCAGATCATCGCGATGAAGTTCAATATCACCAAGGTATTCGGTTTGCGTATTTAACGAAAATGTGGCTAGTGTTTCATTTTGAGCATTTACGAGTACATCGGTATGCACAAATTCATTCGCTTTAATCTTCTCCAAAATACCCATTTGTCGGGCAACGTCCAGCGCTTCGCCCCGCACATCGATGGGTGAACCCCCGCGCCTTAATCCTGACGAAATTTCGACGATAGTTACCCGGTAACCGTATTTGTTGAGCCAATAGGCTAAAGTTAGCCCAGCTATGCTGGCTCCTGATATCAACACTTGCTTCTTCTTCATGACGTTTATTGGTTTCGATAAAGCAAATGTGATTGTATTTTTACGCATAAAATAACGCTATAACTACTAAAAATAACCGTAAAACTTTATGTTGACAGAAGAAGATAAGCAGCGCTTTATTCAGTTTGTAAATAAAATCGGCTACGATATTGGCGAGCAGATAATTCAAAATGTGGAGGTACAGTATCAGAAAAGCGTCACGTTTTTGCCCGACCTGGCAATGTTTATTGCTTCGTATGTGGTCAGGAAAACGTTTTCACGGCTTACGACACCACCGAAATACATCGACAACAGTATTCGATTTTTCTTTCATAACCTATTTGATTACAATGACCCAACGGATGAAAAAAGAACGCTAAAAAGGCCGGAAAAACCTCCTTACGTGCGCGTGTTTCCGTCAACGCTACCACACACCAGTGTTTTCGAAAAAGATGCGCATGTGAACGTGGTTTCTATATTTATCAGTGCCGATTACCTGAAGAGTTTTCTAAGTGAAGACGCCGAAGCGTTTCAATATCTGTTTGCTGGTGATACTAATTTTTTGATTGAAGAATTTATGACGGATGATATTATCCGAACCGTAAATGAACTGGTACAAAAGGAAGAACCGCCAGTTTTGAAAAGTTATCAGTACAGACTAAAAGCGATGGAACTGTTGTTTTATCTGTTTCGAAGCCTGAGTAGGCGTGAAAAATCGGTTCATCAAAAACTCAGTGACAAAGACATACAGGCCATATATAACGTGCGCGACAAATTAGTTTCCTCGCTGAATCAACCCAGTACAATCGCTGAATTGAAGCAGATTGCCGGAATGAACGAGTTAAAAATGCGCCATCTCTTTACGCAGATTTTCGGTATGGGTATTTATGATTACTATCAGTATCTGCGAATGAAGGAAGCTGCCCGGCTCATCCGCGATGAAAACTGCTCTGTATCGGAAGCAGGTTATAAAATGGGCTTTGAAAACCTTAGCCATTTTTCAAAAGTGTTTGAAAAGCATATAGGTATAAAGCCCAAGAAATACAGTAAACTGACATAAAGAGGCTATCACGAATCCATTAAAGTACTTCTGAAATGCCAGTGGACATTGTCGATTTTAGTCTTAACAGCTTACGGTTACGGATGTTTGACGCCTGGTGGATAGGCAACTTTCGAAATGGGCAAAAGCGGTTTTGGGCTGTATACAGATCAAATTTTCCGGTTTGTCTATAAACCTGACTGATTCGACAATGATAGTCGCGGTCTGGACTTCGGCATAGGGTTAGCCGTTGTTGGAAGGGATGACTTTTTGAAT
This window of the Spirosoma aerolatum genome carries:
- a CDS encoding DUF4136 domain-containing protein, which gives rise to MKALLIATTLLLTASSLWAQDVTVEADKKLNIDFSKYKTYGWASQVDSKLDPGFYFLNDLELKDRIRNAVRFAMDGRGYKYTRQHPDLLVNFRVFEKPVSIKGYTGYGTTYFGANEVRQPDDESTFEVKAGSLIINLVETKTGQVVWRGLASGLTNTNGFDRDQNKIKQAINLIFEKYSSRADAY
- a CDS encoding helix-turn-helix domain-containing protein, producing the protein MKKAETAPIRFESLSEASKATGLPAPLHPLITLFNGVDQPLEGSEPLPRHVLSFYKISFRPYLGGILRYGQTHFDYNEGGLFFAAPNQLIGSSDDETSNGEKRCTNQQISLLIHPDFLLNYPLAEKIRQYTFFSYSVQEALHLSDKEKEVILALFRNLEEELHNRLDEFSQDVIISQIELLLSYAHRFYKRQFITRKPVHHTVLENLDTILNTYFDGLNSLEKGIPTVQYLADQLHLSSGYLSDLLRSLTGLNTQQLIHEKLIEKAKEKLSTTSLSVSEIAYELGFEHPQSFSKLFKEKTRQTPLAFREQFN
- a CDS encoding SDR family NAD(P)-dependent oxidoreductase, encoding MVQQEKNAVNSGNKAEKVWFITGSSRGFGRVWTEAALQRGDKVAATARNVESLADLNEKYGDRVLTLALDVTNADQVKSAVDTAHAHFGRLDIVFNNAGYSLIGTIEEASADNIRALYDTNVLGPVSVIQAALPLLRKQGKGHILGTSSSLGHVTYPVIGYYCSSKWAFEAIHESLAAEVKPFGIDVTIIEPGAYATEFGSQDSLKFADSLPVYDDFKAAFFGSLRALERGNPEATPEAIFSVVDTPNPPLRLFLGSHTLPEVRKAYAQRIATWEAWASISNAAQG
- a CDS encoding SDR family oxidoreductase; this translates as MDLKNSTVLITGGTSGIGLELVKQLTELGTTLIITGRNPDALLRTKDQFPNVYTVQSDVSKSGDIKQLYNEVTRQFPALNIVVNNAGAMRLIDLQDRSMDLENITREIDTNLSGTIQMVHQFLPHLLKQTSAAIVNVSSGIAFMPYSSAPIYSATKAGVRAYTQALRLQLEDTNVKVFEMIPPGVNTNLQNDWAVQPNPAMMMDVDKMVHVVVKALKNDTLEIKPFLINVIKAMSRIAPGQMIKFGHREFGKLKAQTNG
- a CDS encoding helix-turn-helix domain-containing protein yields the protein MNSLGPHRIKTITEFHHLRELPKPKHPLISIVHFDTFKKRLGKGVEHLVFDFYTISLKRGMNHTYKYGQQTYQYDFNDGVMFFMAPNQVFSVQFDEDTRGPSGWMLLIHPDFLWNTSLASTSKKYAFFDYTVNEALFLSEAEEQKMNQIIRIIDDEYQDRIDAFSQSIIVSQLETLLHYSDRFYQRQFITRQKVNHEILERLEIILNEYINSEKLMLQGLPSVQYIAENLHVSPGYLRSLLKQLTGQSTQQMIHEKVIEKAKERLSTTHLSVSEIAYELGFEQPQSFSRLFKSKTHQSPLEFRERFN
- a CDS encoding SDR family oxidoreductase, whose amino-acid sequence is MNVFVTGATGFIGSAVVKELIAAGHQVTGLARSEAAAQKLLSFGVTPHPGDLTDLDSLKAGVTAADGVIHLGFIHDFTRFADVCAIDKTVIETMGQALLGTDKPFVVTSGTAVINGNELLTEDMRLQGTTHNPRSATELAVDVVAAQGIRVSVVRLSPSVHGEGDAYGFVPILINLARQHGKVAVINGGSNVWPGVHRLDAARLYRLALEKEAPSGTRYHAVADQGVSTRQIAEAIAAKLNLPVVSLTFEEAPSYFGWFQHFASFNNPSSSAITQAMLDWHPTHPSLMDDLRGDVYFPAQ
- a CDS encoding cupin domain-containing protein, whose translation is MKALPLTTLDTGKLIQSVTTNYANFPVAEVNDHVVRLSVMTEPYFWHYHPNSDETFMTVEGVLIIELETETIELLPGQLFTIPKNVAHRTRPKGERSVNITFEHSQIETVQVDR
- a CDS encoding FAD-dependent monooxygenase; the encoded protein is MKKKQVLISGASIAGLTLAYWLNKYGYRVTIVEISSGLRRGGSPIDVRGEALDVARQMGILEKIKANEFVHTDVLVNAQNETLATFSLNTQTEYLGDIELHRDDLVDILYENIPTHEVECLFENRIEKLIQQENEIEIGFKNGESRTFDFVFGADGTHSSVRKMAFGNEENYSKFFGEYFAIVEVPDLKPNKPNSGTIYNEPGKMAAIYPFKNTVNAFLVFRSPKLNFDYRNQAQHKQTLKETFKNSAWRIPEILDAMIHSDNLYFDEVCQIHMPTWTNGRVALLGDAAHAASFHTGMGTSLAMQGATILAKELHETDNYETAFANYNETYRPVVESVQARITRGMNYLVPETEEGIQAFIQRFKK
- a CDS encoding helix-turn-helix transcriptional regulator; its protein translation is MLTEEDKQRFIQFVNKIGYDIGEQIIQNVEVQYQKSVTFLPDLAMFIASYVVRKTFSRLTTPPKYIDNSIRFFFHNLFDYNDPTDEKRTLKRPEKPPYVRVFPSTLPHTSVFEKDAHVNVVSIFISADYLKSFLSEDAEAFQYLFAGDTNFLIEEFMTDDIIRTVNELVQKEEPPVLKSYQYRLKAMELLFYLFRSLSRREKSVHQKLSDKDIQAIYNVRDKLVSSLNQPSTIAELKQIAGMNELKMRHLFTQIFGMGIYDYYQYLRMKEAARLIRDENCSVSEAGYKMGFENLSHFSKVFEKHIGIKPKKYSKLT